In the genome of Synechococcus sp. UW179A, the window TGAGCAGCGGCTGCTGATCGGAGAGTCCCAGCTGCTCAGCCAGATTCAAGCCGTTTTCACCAATAACAAGCGTCAGCCGACCCGCGAAACCAGACTGAGCAGTGAGCTCGCGCAACCGGTCAAGAGCCAACTGCAGCTGATCAGGAGAAGCACTGGTCTGCACCTCCGCCTGGGTGCCAATCAAGGCGAGTCCTTCGACCACACCAAAAGCGGAATTGCTGGTTCGCAGTGCCAACTCTCGCCCACGCGGCAACACCACCTCCACGTCCAGGCCACCCAAAACCGACAACAGATCGCTGAGATTGAGCTCGAGCAACTCGCGAGCGAAACCTGAGATACAGAGTGAACCGTCGTCCTCCAGCCGGCCAACGCCCTCGCCGGCGTGGATCTGCAATCGCTTCTTGGAGGAGCTACGGCTCACAAGCACCCAGATCTCCAGGCCGCGAGTGAGATCCAATCCAGTGCCGGGATCGCAGATGCTGATCGCCAGTGCCTTTTGACCACCATCCAGCAGCGATGCCGCATGCACCTCCACCCGACGAAGACCTTGCTCAGAAGGGATCCTGAGGTCAACGCTCCTGGGTACCGCAGACCCACTCAAAACAAGGGCCGCAGCACGCGCCGCCGCCCCCACCCAGACAGGCAGAGTCAACCCGGTTCCTGAAAAGGCAGATGGTGTGGCGATGGGAGGCCATGCAGATCATTTTTTAGGATGAACGATTGGCACCCCTTGAGCCCGTGCAGGACAAGCTCACCCTGATGATCCCGGGACCCACCCCGGTGCCTGAAACAGTGCTAAAGGCGATGGGCCGCCACCCGATCGGCCATCGCAGCGGCGAATTTCAGGCCGTGGTGGAACGCACCAATGCGCAGCTGCGCTGGCTGCATCAAACCAGCAGCGATGTGCTCGTGATCACCGGTAGCGGCACGGCCGCCATGGAGGCGGGCATCATCAACACACTCAGCCGTGGAGACAAGGTGCTCTGCGGTGACAACGGCAAGTTCGGTGAACGCTGGGTGAAAGTGGCACAGGCCTACGGCCTGGATGTGGACGTGATCCAAGCCGAGTGGGGGCAACCCCTTGATCCCGACGCATTTCGCAGCGCGTTGGAAGCTGACACTGCCAAATCGATCAAGGCCGTGATCCTCACCCACTCCGAAACCTCCACCGGAGTCATCAATGACCTTGAGACCATCAGTAGCCATGTAAGAGCCCACGGCACGGCTCTCACCATTGCTGACTGCGTCACCAGCCTTGGAGCTGCCAATGTTCCGATGGACACCTGGGGCTTGGATGTGATTGCCTCCGGATCCCAAAAGGGCTACATGATGCCCCCCGGACTGAGCTTCGTTGCCATGAGCGAACGAGCCTGGAAGGCCTACGAACGTTCCGATCTCCCGAAGTTCTATCTAGACCTTGGCCCCTACAGGAAAACGGCCGCCAAAAACAGCAATCCCTTCACCCCAGCAGTGAATCTCTATTTCGCTCTGGAAGCAGCATTGGAGATGATGCAAGCCGAAGGTCTGGAATCAATTATTTCTAGGCATGCAAAACACAGCAATGCCACCTTGGCAGCCATGAAGGCCATGGGTTTGCCGCTGTTCGCTGCAGAAGGCCACAGCAGTCCTGCCATCACTGCCGTAGCACCTGATGGCATCGATGCCGAACAGTTGCGTAAAGCTGTGAAAGAGCGATATCACATTCTGCTCGCTGGTGGCCAAGACCATCTCAAAGGCAAGGTGTTCCGCATCGGACATCTTGGATTTGTCTGCGACCGAGATTTACTGATGGCAGTAGCAGCAATCGAATCAGTTCTGCACTCGCTCGGCCTGCACAAGGGATCCATGGGTGCTGGATTGAGCGCAGCCTCGGAAATCCTGAGTCGGTGAGACGCCAGAATAACTGTTGAGAAACTACGAAGATGGGATAAGATTGTGAATATGCGGGTGTAATTCAGCGGTAGAATGTCAGCTTCCCAAGCTGAACGTCGCCGGTTCAAATCCGGTCACCCGCTTGAATTGATTGATCAATCAAATATCAACTTCGATTACCCCAGCTTGAGGTTGAAGCCCTGGGTTTAATCAGTTGAATAACCTGTGGGCCAACACTCCCCGCTCTGCGTTCGTGATTAAGTGCCTTCAAGATCAGTTGGGCTGATCCAGCGGTGTTTCCTTCACTTGCCTGGGTGCGAGCCTGTTCAAACCATTGTCGTGCTCGACTGAGCAGTTGCTCTCGGTCAGGCTCCACGGATTGAAGGGGTACAGGAGATTTCAACAACGCCGTCACAGCGACAAATAAACCATTGCATTGATATTAACAAATGACCGCGGAAAATATCAATCCACAAAAAAGCTCATATAAGAATTATGAGACCTCAAGCATGCATTTTTATAACGTTCCATTCAACGATCAAATGACACCTCAGGTGC includes:
- the cbiD gene encoding cobalt-precorrin-5B (C(1))-methyltransferase CbiD; this encodes MATPSAFSGTGLTLPVWVGAAARAAALVLSGSAVPRSVDLRIPSEQGLRRVEVHAASLLDGGQKALAISICDPGTGLDLTRGLEIWVLVSRSSSKKRLQIHAGEGVGRLEDDGSLCISGFARELLELNLSDLLSVLGGLDVEVVLPRGRELALRTSNSAFGVVEGLALIGTQAEVQTSASPDQLQLALDRLRELTAQSGFAGRLTLVIGENGLNLAEQLGLSDQQPLLKSGNWIGPLLVAAAESGVRQLLVLGYHGKLIKLAGGIFHTHHHLADARLEVLAALAVQQGLRLESIRALLETASMEEAWSWLQVHDLEQAMGLWMAMAETVEGRSEAYLKRYGCTGMRVGAALFNRDRQLRWAGPEGLLMLRHCGLQLQPVVSNSGQGPSLR
- a CDS encoding alanine--glyoxylate aminotransferase family protein, translating into MQDKLTLMIPGPTPVPETVLKAMGRHPIGHRSGEFQAVVERTNAQLRWLHQTSSDVLVITGSGTAAMEAGIINTLSRGDKVLCGDNGKFGERWVKVAQAYGLDVDVIQAEWGQPLDPDAFRSALEADTAKSIKAVILTHSETSTGVINDLETISSHVRAHGTALTIADCVTSLGAANVPMDTWGLDVIASGSQKGYMMPPGLSFVAMSERAWKAYERSDLPKFYLDLGPYRKTAAKNSNPFTPAVNLYFALEAALEMMQAEGLESIISRHAKHSNATLAAMKAMGLPLFAAEGHSSPAITAVAPDGIDAEQLRKAVKERYHILLAGGQDHLKGKVFRIGHLGFVCDRDLLMAVAAIESVLHSLGLHKGSMGAGLSAASEILSR